Proteins from a genomic interval of Rhodothermales bacterium:
- a CDS encoding serine/threonine-protein kinase, with product MVGSHLAHYRVESLLGQGGMGIVYRAYDTRLRRVVALKVMLPGIFGKGQDRSRFFREARAAAGLRHPAIATVYEIGEAVPSHDSTTPALPFIAMEFAEGRTLKERLRDGPLPERLALKILQDVAAGLGVAHAHGIVHRDIKPSNLIVGGPVTKILDFGLAKSAEYTDLTLAGSTLGTVAYMSPEQAQGVPVDGRTDLWSLGVVLHEMLTGKRPFDADFPQAVIYRILHDPVPPLPGGVSASTRTIHRELLTKEAEDRLQRGEDVLSRLGSEDLSRIRSRRWRIASFRKARSLLPAVTVLAGLTLLMAIALSGESDPVPESARQLTYDGRSRNGAISPDGTQFAAYRADSDSTGILTLTDIGSSESRTLVSGITKPMLVDAPIRWSPDGTQLAFYAEIHGLRANWVVSRAGGPPRQMPVRGHLAAWSPDGGRIAIAARGSREVQLVDLSNLDTTPIALAAGHAFLNGLNWSPDGSRLALVTDRSQVWSLSLSDTSLALVHQDSTRYLENPTWARDSRSLYLFRWGAEERAIINTPVRTGRQVRARLVRTGVRLCCPFSLSDSNQLVYSSDNSEWNVHTKELGSADRRQLTTGNAHHTGSRISPDGQWVAYSKRVPSGRDVFTRPVSGGAETRRTFEAGRAQLVAWSPDGSEIAFTLSDNPAAPLRVVRLSDGAVRSEPVSDASFQGLEWLADGTLLVPRADNRTWFALREGRQKLVISDDSTGWALFARGSQDAGRVAFWRNSRDSAARGLLVVDLVQSSEKIIHVVPASERWQPVAWRGDWIYALRVAGHRETLMRIRPDGSQFEALEEIPIVTEHDFISIDLSPNATTMVFSFLELQSDVYLVGNFDPVSGVGRR from the coding sequence ATGGTCGGCTCCCATCTGGCACACTACCGCGTCGAGTCTCTGCTTGGTCAGGGCGGGATGGGAATAGTGTATCGCGCGTACGATACCCGTCTTCGGCGCGTGGTGGCCCTGAAGGTCATGCTTCCCGGCATCTTCGGAAAAGGTCAGGATCGATCCCGCTTTTTCCGAGAGGCCCGCGCGGCGGCCGGGCTTCGGCATCCTGCCATCGCGACAGTTTACGAGATCGGTGAGGCGGTCCCGTCGCACGACTCGACGACCCCGGCTCTTCCCTTTATCGCAATGGAGTTTGCGGAGGGTCGCACGCTCAAGGAGCGGCTGCGTGATGGACCCCTGCCTGAACGGTTGGCTCTGAAGATCCTCCAGGATGTCGCTGCGGGCCTCGGCGTCGCTCACGCACACGGCATCGTGCACCGAGACATAAAGCCCTCCAACCTCATTGTCGGGGGCCCCGTGACCAAGATCCTGGATTTCGGGCTGGCCAAATCCGCGGAATACACAGATCTGACACTGGCTGGATCGACGCTGGGCACGGTCGCCTACATGAGCCCAGAGCAAGCCCAGGGCGTGCCGGTAGACGGGCGCACCGATCTCTGGTCACTCGGTGTCGTCCTGCACGAGATGCTGACGGGCAAACGACCATTTGATGCGGATTTCCCGCAGGCGGTGATCTACCGCATCCTCCACGACCCGGTGCCACCCCTGCCCGGTGGCGTATCGGCATCGACGCGCACCATACACCGTGAGTTGCTCACGAAGGAGGCAGAGGACCGGCTCCAGCGGGGTGAGGATGTGCTGTCGCGACTGGGAAGTGAGGATCTGTCTCGCATCCGCTCGCGAAGGTGGCGCATCGCCAGCTTCCGGAAGGCACGGTCTCTTCTTCCGGCCGTGACCGTGCTGGCCGGCCTTACGCTTCTGATGGCGATTGCCTTGTCCGGCGAAAGCGATCCGGTGCCGGAATCGGCTCGGCAACTCACGTATGACGGGCGCTCTCGGAACGGGGCTATCTCACCGGACGGCACCCAGTTTGCGGCCTACCGCGCCGACAGCGATTCGACCGGTATCCTCACGCTCACAGATATCGGCTCCAGCGAGTCCAGAACCCTCGTTTCGGGCATCACAAAGCCGATGCTGGTCGATGCGCCCATTCGGTGGTCTCCGGACGGCACGCAGCTGGCATTTTACGCAGAGATCCACGGCCTCCGAGCGAATTGGGTCGTATCTCGAGCCGGGGGACCGCCTCGTCAGATGCCCGTACGGGGCCATCTCGCCGCCTGGTCTCCGGACGGAGGGCGGATAGCCATTGCAGCCCGAGGTTCCCGGGAGGTCCAGCTCGTGGACCTGAGCAACCTTGACACCACCCCCATAGCTCTTGCCGCCGGCCATGCCTTCCTGAACGGACTGAACTGGTCTCCTGACGGAAGCCGACTGGCGCTGGTCACGGATCGAAGTCAGGTGTGGTCCTTGAGCCTAAGCGACACGTCACTGGCCCTCGTACATCAGGACAGCACGCGATACCTTGAAAACCCCACCTGGGCCCGGGATAGCCGTTCGCTGTATCTCTTCCGATGGGGAGCTGAGGAGCGCGCCATCATCAATACCCCGGTTCGCACTGGCAGGCAAGTCCGCGCACGGCTGGTCCGCACCGGTGTGCGCCTCTGTTGCCCGTTTTCACTTTCCGACAGCAATCAGCTGGTGTACTCAAGCGATAACTCGGAATGGAACGTGCACACCAAGGAACTGGGTAGCGCCGATCGGCGGCAGTTGACGACCGGCAATGCTCACCACACGGGAAGCCGTATTTCGCCGGACGGGCAATGGGTAGCCTACTCCAAGAGAGTGCCCAGTGGTCGTGACGTGTTTACGAGGCCGGTGAGCGGAGGGGCGGAAACCCGCCGAACCTTTGAGGCAGGCCGGGCGCAACTCGTCGCCTGGAGTCCCGACGGCTCCGAGATCGCATTTACGCTCAGCGACAATCCGGCCGCGCCCCTGCGCGTGGTCCGCCTTTCTGACGGCGCCGTGAGATCCGAACCGGTTTCCGACGCTTCTTTTCAGGGTCTGGAGTGGCTGGCTGACGGCACGCTCCTCGTCCCCCGCGCCGATAACCGAACCTGGTTTGCGCTGCGAGAAGGCAGACAGAAGCTCGTCATATCGGATGACTCAACCGGCTGGGCGCTCTTCGCCCGCGGATCACAGGACGCGGGGCGGGTCGCCTTCTGGCGTAATTCCCGCGATTCAGCAGCTCGCGGACTACTGGTGGTCGACCTGGTCCAGTCCTCGGAGAAAATCATCCACGTGGTTCCTGCCAGTGAGCGTTGGCAGCCCGTGGCCTGGAGGGGAGACTGGATCTATGCGCTGCGGGTCGCCGGCCATCGGGAGACACTGATGCGCATTCGCCCCGACGGATCCCAATTCGAGGCGCTGGAGGAAATCCCCATTGTCACGGAACACGACTTCATCTCCATAGACCTCAGCCCGAATGCCACGACCATGGTGTTCAGCTTCCTGGAGTTGCAAAGCGACGTCTACCTGGTCGGCAACTTCGATCCGGTCTCAGGCGTGGGACGACGCTGA
- a CDS encoding PQQ-dependent sugar dehydrogenase gives MRTLALFLTSIILASCDDGYVTGDAQGPPGAPATTELLSAQMEVVADGLIIPWGIEIIGENEYLLSERMGDVYHYRDGQMRSLEGIPESFTVEVAGLVYGGIMDVSLHPGFAENRLVYFAYVNPQGLMSVARFRLGDQHAEDLEVIFESDSFSIGSRIAWLDEDHFLVTQGVGGNPYPEPGPQDLSSDAGKIHRLHADGSVPADNPVFVGSTRPTSIWSYGHRDPQGLWVDPEDGTVYSHEHGPLGGDELNIIRKAGNYGWPIHSYGVNYNRTEVTRISQEEAERTTVLPIQFWGEGLNVAPSGLERLEGSLFPEWDGYFLIGSLPQERLIGYNAELDDTVILLDDLGRVRDVAQLPSGAVLLLIDTGSPRRTDSGRVVKLTPR, from the coding sequence ATGCGCACACTAGCCCTCTTCCTTACCTCGATCATTCTCGCGTCCTGCGACGACGGCTACGTCACCGGCGACGCCCAGGGACCACCGGGTGCCCCCGCCACCACGGAACTGCTCAGCGCGCAGATGGAAGTGGTGGCCGATGGGCTCATCATCCCCTGGGGCATCGAAATCATCGGGGAAAACGAGTATCTGCTTTCCGAGCGCATGGGGGACGTCTACCACTACCGGGACGGACAGATGCGTTCGCTCGAAGGCATTCCCGAGTCGTTCACCGTCGAGGTCGCCGGACTGGTTTACGGGGGCATCATGGACGTAAGCCTGCACCCGGGATTCGCCGAGAACCGCCTGGTCTACTTTGCCTACGTGAATCCCCAGGGCCTGATGTCCGTGGCCCGGTTCCGGCTGGGAGATCAGCATGCCGAAGATCTCGAAGTCATCTTCGAATCCGACTCCTTCTCCATCGGCTCCCGCATCGCGTGGCTGGACGAGGATCATTTCCTGGTGACACAGGGAGTTGGCGGAAATCCCTATCCGGAGCCAGGTCCACAGGATCTGTCGAGCGATGCCGGCAAGATCCACAGGCTGCACGCCGATGGCTCGGTCCCTGCCGACAACCCGGTTTTTGTCGGCAGCACACGGCCGACCAGCATCTGGAGCTACGGGCATCGCGACCCGCAGGGCCTCTGGGTAGACCCGGAGGACGGAACGGTCTACTCCCACGAGCACGGCCCCCTGGGGGGCGACGAACTGAACATTATCCGCAAGGCCGGCAACTACGGCTGGCCCATCCACTCGTACGGAGTGAACTACAATCGCACCGAGGTCACCCGCATCTCTCAGGAGGAAGCCGAGCGCACGACGGTGCTGCCCATCCAGTTTTGGGGAGAAGGCCTGAACGTGGCCCCGTCCGGCCTTGAGCGCCTCGAGGGCAGCCTCTTCCCCGAGTGGGACGGCTACTTTCTGATCGGGTCCTTGCCCCAGGAGCGCCTGATCGGCTACAACGCGGAGCTGGATGACACCGTAATTCTTCTTGACGACCTGGGCCGCGTGCGCGATGTGGCGCAGCTCCCGAGTGGCGCCGTGCTGCTGCTGATTGACACAGGAAGCCCGCGCCGGACCGATTCGGGCCGGGTGGTCAAGCTCACGCCGCGGTAG
- a CDS encoding T9SS type A sorting domain-containing protein, protein MLRLLMLCAATALAAASAHAQFSTYQAFRDSLDAVVAIQDSGERSERLGVFLDSLAAQDQLPFKLGSQAAFLYRGSGNQVRVAGDFNRWNPAAGPATRLGSSDVWIREETFPADARLDYKFVIGSSQWILDPRNPHRQRGGFGDNSELRMPDYEPSPWVTSWAWVNGGSYTSGRSLSSTHLGYSVTYRVYTPAGYDASGTALPTIYVTDGHEYADNAVGSMRIVLDNLIHEGLIQPVIAVFVDPRVGGQNRRGEQYVENPDFAAFLAEELVPEIDGSYNTLTGAGSRGILGTSLGGLNSAYVGATHPDVFGLIGIQSPAFHAGSTIYSLYRDQPTRDLRIHMTWGTIFDVGTAGEQMETILRDKGYPFETVVLNEGHSWGSWRALLDDVLIYFFEAGSTDVAHRDEIPERRGLTVFPNPASGASTIVFALPGTEAAVVEVFDMIGRLVAVPVRGVLPAGQHRVDWRPPAAPGIYAIRLQVAGSSHIVLQTVR, encoded by the coding sequence ATGCTCAGACTCCTCATGCTCTGCGCGGCCACCGCGCTGGCGGCCGCTTCCGCCCACGCCCAGTTTTCGACCTACCAGGCCTTCCGGGACTCGCTGGACGCGGTTGTAGCTATTCAGGATTCCGGGGAGCGCTCCGAGCGACTCGGCGTGTTCCTGGACTCCTTGGCTGCTCAGGATCAGCTTCCGTTCAAGTTGGGCTCTCAAGCCGCTTTCCTCTACCGAGGGTCGGGGAACCAGGTACGCGTCGCGGGGGACTTCAACCGGTGGAATCCCGCCGCAGGACCGGCGACACGGCTGGGCTCGAGCGACGTCTGGATTCGTGAGGAGACGTTCCCAGCCGACGCGAGGCTGGATTACAAGTTCGTGATCGGGTCGAGCCAGTGGATTCTCGATCCGCGCAATCCACATCGCCAGAGAGGCGGATTTGGCGACAACTCCGAGCTGCGCATGCCGGACTACGAGCCCTCGCCGTGGGTAACAAGCTGGGCCTGGGTGAACGGCGGCAGCTACACGAGCGGGCGATCGCTCTCCAGCACGCATCTGGGATACAGCGTCACCTATCGGGTGTACACGCCGGCCGGCTACGACGCGTCCGGCACGGCGCTACCGACGATCTACGTGACCGACGGCCATGAATACGCGGACAACGCGGTCGGCAGCATGCGCATCGTGCTGGACAACCTGATCCATGAAGGCCTCATCCAGCCGGTAATTGCCGTATTCGTCGATCCACGTGTGGGCGGGCAGAATCGGCGTGGCGAGCAGTACGTGGAGAACCCGGACTTTGCGGCCTTTCTGGCGGAGGAGTTGGTTCCGGAAATCGACGGCAGCTACAACACCCTGACCGGGGCCGGAAGTCGTGGCATTCTGGGCACCTCCCTGGGCGGACTCAATTCGGCCTATGTCGGCGCGACCCATCCGGATGTGTTCGGCCTAATCGGCATTCAGTCACCGGCATTTCATGCGGGCAGTACCATCTACAGCCTTTACCGCGACCAGCCCACCCGGGATCTGCGCATCCACATGACGTGGGGCACCATCTTCGATGTCGGCACGGCCGGAGAGCAGATGGAGACCATCCTGCGGGACAAGGGATATCCGTTCGAGACCGTCGTGCTCAACGAAGGACATTCCTGGGGCTCCTGGCGCGCGCTTCTGGACGATGTACTCATCTATTTCTTTGAGGCCGGCAGCACCGACGTGGCCCATCGTGACGAGATTCCCGAGAGACGCGGCCTGACGGTGTTCCCAAATCCGGCTTCGGGGGCATCGACGATTGTCTTTGCGCTGCCTGGAACCGAAGCCGCCGTCGTCGAGGTATTTGACATGATCGGCCGATTGGTGGCGGTGCCGGTTCGCGGCGTGCTGCCGGCGGGGCAGCACCGGGTGGACTGGAGACCGCCGGCCGCGCCGGGGATCTATGCGATCAGGCTCCAGGTCGCCGGTTCAAGCCACATCGTGCTCCAGACAGTGCGGTAG
- a CDS encoding alpha amylase C-terminal domain-containing protein, whose protein sequence is MKRVLLLVVLLAGCSGGPGETAPTALDKTPSWSHEAVWYQIFVERFRNGDPFNDPTAADIVGSYPGFIPDSWAVTPWSWDWYRPDPWFEEMRGREAWDGSTVESFGQFAQLRRYGGDLQGVLDQLDHIEALGINAVYFNPLNDAASLHKFDARNWRHMDRNFGPTPDEDAAIMAAEDPTDPATWQWTGADRMFLDLLDELHARDIRVILDFSWNHTGNQFWAFKDVRENGAASEYADWYWIDAYDDPTTPEDEFAYKGWFGVVSLPEIRETIYHDPSIRIEAYEADIHAQAVKDHIFAVSRRWLDPNGDGDPSDGVDGFRLDVAAEIGLEFWREYREVVRGVNPEAYLLGEVWWEKWPDDLLDPAPFLQGDVFDAVMNYRWYRSARRFFAEAPDRMPVSEFVDSLRSYNEGYPDRHQYAMMNMSASHDAPRVSTSLYNPKQYKVNVNAVGDPSYRIDQPDAETWETLDLLMAHQFTYIGAPQIWAGDEMGMWGADDPSSRKPLVWPDLEYDDETAHPLGLDRPKNTVQFDQARFERYQQFVEIRRSNPVLSHGGLEYLVIDDEARVLAFRRFNETGDEVIAVFNASREDANVGFQATSGDWEDVLDGYSVSGTRGSLDVSLPARRAAILVRR, encoded by the coding sequence ATGAAAAGAGTACTCTTGCTGGTCGTCCTGCTCGCAGGTTGCTCGGGCGGTCCGGGCGAGACCGCGCCGACGGCACTGGACAAGACCCCGTCGTGGAGCCACGAGGCGGTGTGGTACCAGATCTTCGTGGAACGCTTCCGGAATGGAGATCCCTTCAATGACCCCACCGCAGCCGATATCGTCGGTTCGTACCCGGGCTTCATACCCGACAGTTGGGCGGTGACACCGTGGTCCTGGGATTGGTATCGGCCGGATCCCTGGTTTGAGGAGATGCGTGGTCGAGAGGCCTGGGACGGCTCGACCGTGGAGAGCTTCGGCCAGTTTGCCCAACTTCGGCGGTACGGCGGTGACCTGCAGGGCGTGCTGGATCAGCTGGACCACATCGAAGCGCTGGGAATCAACGCGGTGTACTTCAATCCGCTGAACGATGCGGCCTCGCTCCACAAGTTCGACGCGCGCAACTGGCGACACATGGATCGGAATTTTGGTCCGACCCCTGACGAAGACGCCGCGATCATGGCCGCCGAAGATCCGACGGATCCAGCCACCTGGCAGTGGACGGGAGCGGACCGCATGTTTCTGGACCTGCTGGACGAACTCCATGCGCGCGACATCCGGGTGATTCTGGACTTCAGCTGGAATCATACCGGAAACCAGTTCTGGGCCTTCAAGGATGTTCGGGAGAACGGCGCAGCCTCCGAATACGCGGATTGGTACTGGATCGATGCGTACGACGACCCGACCACTCCGGAGGACGAGTTCGCCTACAAGGGCTGGTTCGGCGTGGTCTCATTGCCGGAGATCCGGGAGACCATCTACCATGACCCCAGCATTCGCATTGAGGCCTACGAGGCCGATATCCACGCGCAGGCGGTCAAGGACCACATCTTTGCCGTGTCCCGCCGCTGGCTGGATCCGAACGGCGACGGTGATCCGTCGGACGGCGTGGACGGATTCCGACTGGACGTGGCCGCGGAAATCGGCCTCGAGTTCTGGCGCGAGTACCGGGAGGTCGTGCGTGGGGTGAACCCTGAGGCCTACCTGTTGGGCGAGGTTTGGTGGGAAAAGTGGCCGGACGACCTGCTGGATCCTGCGCCGTTCCTTCAGGGCGATGTGTTCGATGCCGTGATGAACTACCGTTGGTACCGTTCCGCAAGGCGCTTCTTCGCCGAGGCTCCGGACCGCATGCCCGTGTCGGAGTTCGTGGACAGCCTGCGCAGCTACAACGAGGGGTATCCCGACCGGCATCAGTATGCCATGATGAACATGTCCGCGAGTCATGACGCACCCCGGGTATCCACCTCGCTCTACAATCCGAAGCAGTACAAGGTCAACGTGAACGCGGTGGGAGATCCTTCCTACCGCATCGACCAACCAGACGCCGAGACCTGGGAGACGCTGGACCTGCTGATGGCCCATCAGTTCACCTACATCGGGGCGCCCCAGATCTGGGCCGGCGATGAGATGGGCATGTGGGGTGCGGACGATCCCTCCAGCCGAAAGCCGTTGGTCTGGCCGGACCTGGAGTATGACGACGAGACGGCGCATCCGCTCGGACTCGACAGGCCGAAGAACACGGTCCAGTTCGATCAGGCCCGCTTCGAGCGGTACCAGCAGTTCGTTGAGATCCGCCGGTCGAACCCGGTGCTGTCCCACGGAGGGCTGGAGTACCTGGTCATCGATGACGAGGCTCGCGTGCTGGCATTCCGGCGGTTCAACGAGACGGGCGATGAGGTCATCGCGGTGTTCAACGCGTCCCGGGAAGACGCGAACGTCGGATTTCAGGCAACGAGTGGGGACTGGGAGGACGTGCTGGATGGGTATTCCGTCTCGGGGACCCGCGGATCTCTGGACGTTAGCCTTCCGGCTCGTCGGGCGGCGATTCTGGTGCGACGGTAG
- a CDS encoding sulfatase-like hydrolase/transferase, which translates to MLRVALLILILALALPATAQEARPPNIVLLLGDDHGYPYFGFTGSDHVHTPNMDLLARDGATFLLGHVTDNHCRPSLATLMTGLFPAQYEHLVDEFREAAKAQDPDYLAATPDEQRIWENNFGFIAMNYFTTLPQLLDEQGYASFQGGKWWEQSYKNGGFSHGMSTGWDLDAPKGPGWFHEFMGGKGMELTRETMEPVYDFIDVHADQPFYIWYGPSLPHTPLNPPYKYLKYYQNTDLSESAKLYYGNCTWWDAGVGDLVNYIESKGLLENTIFVYVNDNGWEQPPFVDYTPVRDLFLNGGTKGKLGLHDLTFRTPVIVHWAGQIEPQLFEDELVSTTDIVPTLLDYAGVDIPNGLPGQSLRPLIEGREFDSRQALIGRITQTRSDDDPMGQRTRGYYYRDQRWHFMWWRDLGREELYDMVADPEAEQDVAAEHAALITRFKGAIEAWETEIMAEVSQ; encoded by the coding sequence ATGCTACGAGTGGCGCTCCTGATTCTGATCCTCGCGCTGGCCCTGCCGGCAACGGCCCAGGAGGCAAGGCCTCCGAACATCGTCCTGCTGCTCGGCGATGACCATGGATACCCGTACTTCGGATTCACGGGATCCGATCACGTGCACACGCCGAACATGGATCTCCTGGCACGCGATGGTGCCACCTTTCTGCTGGGACACGTGACCGACAACCACTGTCGGCCGTCGCTCGCCACGCTGATGACCGGTCTCTTCCCGGCCCAGTACGAGCATCTTGTGGACGAATTCCGGGAGGCTGCCAAGGCCCAGGACCCGGACTACCTGGCGGCTACCCCGGACGAGCAACGCATCTGGGAAAACAACTTCGGTTTTATCGCCATGAACTACTTCACCACGCTGCCGCAACTGCTGGACGAGCAGGGCTATGCCAGCTTCCAGGGCGGCAAGTGGTGGGAACAGTCCTACAAAAACGGCGGCTTTTCGCACGGTATGTCTACCGGCTGGGACCTGGATGCGCCGAAGGGTCCGGGCTGGTTTCACGAGTTCATGGGGGGCAAGGGCATGGAGCTCACCCGAGAGACGATGGAACCGGTGTACGATTTCATTGACGTGCACGCAGACCAGCCGTTTTACATCTGGTACGGGCCGTCGTTGCCCCATACGCCCCTGAATCCGCCCTACAAGTACCTCAAGTACTACCAGAACACGGACCTGTCCGAGTCCGCGAAACTCTACTACGGCAACTGCACCTGGTGGGACGCGGGCGTCGGGGACCTGGTCAACTACATAGAATCGAAGGGCCTGCTGGAGAATACGATCTTCGTGTACGTCAACGACAACGGTTGGGAGCAGCCGCCGTTTGTGGACTACACGCCGGTGCGAGACCTATTCCTGAACGGCGGGACGAAGGGCAAACTCGGCTTGCACGACCTGACGTTCCGCACGCCCGTGATCGTGCACTGGGCCGGCCAGATCGAGCCACAGCTGTTCGAGGACGAGCTCGTCTCGACGACGGACATTGTGCCGACCCTGCTGGATTATGCCGGCGTGGACATTCCGAACGGGCTGCCGGGACAGTCACTCCGGCCGCTGATCGAGGGCAGGGAGTTTGACAGCAGGCAGGCTCTGATCGGGCGCATCACGCAGACCCGGTCGGACGACGACCCCATGGGACAGCGCACTCGCGGGTACTACTATCGCGATCAGCGCTGGCATTTCATGTGGTGGCGCGACCTGGGCCGCGAGGAGCTGTACGACATGGTCGCCGATCCGGAGGCGGAGCAGGATGTGGCGGCAGAGCATGCCGCACTGATCACGAGATTCAAGGGCGCCATCGAGGCGTGGGAGACTGAGATAATGGCCGAGGTATCGCAATGA
- a CDS encoding AraC family transcriptional regulator, with protein MKARFEYVRPTRENRSIVSYLLELPEFEFNWHYHPEFELTMILSGRGSRLVGDRAESYRPGDLALLGADLPHSWQSERSSGVCRAVVVQFDATALSGLCALEEMADVARLLDAASRGLHFPDGQTLEADLHQLVDASGPSRVSRLIDILGRLTELKTRPLASPGHRPARDDRLKDRLDTVFRYVAESYTHDVTQARASALVHMTEAAFSRYFRRMTGMTFTQYVIDLRVSHACALLQTTSEPIASIAYDAGFGSLANFNRRFKERLQVTPRAYRARFATPR; from the coding sequence GTGAAGGCGCGCTTCGAATACGTCAGGCCAACCCGGGAGAATCGTTCGATCGTCTCCTACCTGCTCGAGTTGCCGGAATTCGAATTCAACTGGCACTACCACCCGGAATTCGAGCTCACGATGATCCTTTCGGGCCGCGGCTCCCGACTGGTTGGAGATCGGGCCGAATCGTATCGCCCCGGAGACCTGGCCCTTCTTGGCGCCGACCTCCCCCACTCCTGGCAGTCTGAGCGCAGCAGCGGCGTCTGCCGGGCTGTCGTTGTGCAGTTCGACGCCACCGCGCTGAGTGGACTCTGCGCCCTGGAAGAGATGGCGGATGTGGCTCGCCTTCTGGATGCGGCTTCCCGCGGACTGCACTTCCCGGACGGACAAACGCTTGAAGCGGACCTTCATCAGCTTGTCGATGCCTCCGGCCCCAGTCGTGTCTCCAGGCTCATCGATATCCTGGGCCGGCTCACCGAGCTCAAGACGCGCCCACTGGCCTCGCCCGGCCATCGACCTGCGCGAGACGACCGCCTCAAGGACCGGCTGGACACCGTATTCCGCTACGTCGCCGAATCGTACACGCACGATGTCACGCAGGCCAGGGCATCAGCTTTGGTGCACATGACGGAGGCCGCCTTCAGCCGGTACTTCCGCCGCATGACCGGGATGACATTCACCCAGTACGTGATCGACCTGCGCGTCAGCCACGCGTGCGCCCTCCTGCAAACTACCTCCGAACCCATCGCATCCATTGCGTACGATGCGGGCTTCGGCAGTCTGGCCAACTTCAATCGCAGGTTCAAGGAGCGTCTCCAGGTCACGCCCCGCGCGTACCGGGCGCGGTTTGCCACCCCGCGCTAG